A stretch of Henckelia pumila isolate YLH828 chromosome 4, ASM3356847v2, whole genome shotgun sequence DNA encodes these proteins:
- the LOC140863967 gene encoding LOB domain-containing protein 25-like — protein MASSSSYNSPCAACKFLRRKCMPGCIFAPYFPPEEPQKFANVHKIFGASNVTKLLNELLPHQREDAVNSLAYEAEARVRDPVYGCVGAISFLQRQVERLQKELDAANADLIRFACNDVIPAAAGVQPPNLIHATANAPPPGRHNRVVARNEGNNGGGFYQTTSFPYAYPVLPWNDHNYNPQGGGLDGGNF, from the coding sequence ATGGCTTCATCAAGCTCCTACAACTCTCCCTGCGCGGCCTGCAAGTTCCTGAGGCGAAAATGCATGCCGGGCTGCATCTTCGCCCCTTACTTTCCCCCGGAAGAGCCTCAGAAGTTCGCCAACGTCCACAAAATCTTCGGAGCAAGCAACGTAACCAAGCTCCTCAACGAGCTCCTCCCACACCAACGCGAGGATGCCGTCAACTCCCTCGCCTACGAGGCCGAGGCACGCGTCAGGGACCCCGTCTACGGCTGCGTTGGCGCCATCTCATTCCTCCAGAGACAGGTCGAACGCCTCCAGAAAGAGCTAGACGCCGCCAACGCCGACTTGATCCGTTTCGCCTGCAACGACGTCATCCCCGCAGCAGCCGGCGTGCAGCCACCGAATCTCATACACGCGACCGCAAACGCGCCTCCTCCCGGTCGCCACAACCGGGTGGTGGCAAGGAACGAAGGGAACAACGGCGGTGGGTTTTATCAGACAACAAGTTTCCCATATGCATATCCAGTGCTCCCATGGAATGATCATAATTATAACCCACAAGGAGGAGGGCTTGATGGAggaaatttttga